A single window of Nocardia higoensis DNA harbors:
- a CDS encoding DUF2784 domain-containing protein has product MGFRLLADLTAFTHFAFVAYVVLGGFLAWWRPWAFWPHLAAAVWGFGSVVIGYECPLTHVENWARRSAGTAELLSTGFIDHYITGVVYPEDAVGLIRLLVAAVVAVSWAGALVTFRRRPAGRAAASRRAAASRRAAASRRAIR; this is encoded by the coding sequence ATGGGTTTCCGTCTGCTCGCCGACCTCACCGCGTTCACGCACTTCGCGTTCGTGGCCTACGTCGTGCTCGGCGGTTTCCTGGCGTGGTGGCGGCCGTGGGCCTTCTGGCCCCATCTGGCCGCGGCCGTCTGGGGATTCGGCTCGGTGGTCATCGGCTACGAGTGCCCGCTGACGCATGTGGAGAACTGGGCGCGGCGATCGGCGGGGACGGCGGAGTTGCTCTCGACCGGATTCATCGACCACTACATCACGGGGGTCGTCTATCCCGAGGACGCGGTGGGACTCATCCGCCTGCTCGTGGCGGCCGTCGTCGCGGTCTCCTGGGCGGGCGCTCTGGTGACGTTCCGCCGCCGACCCGCGGGGCGCGCGGCGGCATCCCGGCGCGCGGCGGCATCCCGGCGCGCGGCGGCATCCCGGCGCGCGATCCGGTGA
- a CDS encoding SDR family NAD(P)-dependent oxidoreductase has protein sequence MAENSIDPDELATCLRVLEQAAELDKDHADSIAVQRAVGHMFKKLKQRRREEARRKVAENDKAVVAATATGSPNRIDDETAGIPLSSNAAGASAGTLMRSRPCYICKQHYTRVDAFYHQLCPDCAADSHARRDARTDLTGRRALLTGGRAKIGMYIALRLLRDGAHTTITTRFPNDAVRRFAAMEDSADWLHRLRVVGIDLRDPAQVIALADDIAAQGPLDILINNAAQTVRRSAGAYSALVEAESAPLPAGALPDVVTFGKTMQAHPSALTASLSPSLLAAPSLTAADVAELALVAGSATPERISRGVAIDAGGLVPDLAHTNSWVQTVAEVDPTELLEVQLCNSVAPFILVSRLRPAMAAAPARRKYIVNVSAMEGQFSRGYKGPGHPHTNMAKAALNMLTRTSAGEMLETDGILMTAVDTGWITDERPHYTKMRLAEEGFHAPLDLVDGAARVYDPIVRGENGVDLYGCFLKDYRPSPW, from the coding sequence ATGGCCGAGAACAGTATCGATCCCGACGAGCTGGCCACCTGTCTACGGGTTCTCGAGCAGGCCGCGGAACTGGACAAGGATCATGCGGATTCGATCGCCGTGCAGCGAGCGGTCGGGCACATGTTCAAAAAGCTCAAGCAGCGCAGGCGCGAGGAAGCGCGACGCAAGGTCGCCGAGAACGACAAGGCGGTGGTGGCGGCCACCGCGACCGGCTCGCCGAACCGCATCGACGACGAGACCGCGGGCATCCCGCTGAGCTCCAACGCCGCGGGGGCGAGCGCGGGTACCCTGATGCGCTCGCGGCCCTGTTACATCTGCAAACAGCACTACACCCGCGTCGACGCCTTCTACCACCAGTTGTGCCCGGACTGCGCGGCCGACAGCCACGCCAGGCGCGACGCGCGTACCGACCTCACCGGCCGCCGCGCGCTGCTCACCGGCGGGCGCGCCAAGATCGGCATGTACATCGCGCTGCGACTACTGCGCGACGGTGCGCACACCACCATCACCACCCGCTTCCCCAACGACGCGGTGCGCCGCTTCGCCGCCATGGAGGACAGCGCCGACTGGCTGCACCGGCTGCGTGTGGTCGGCATCGACCTGCGTGACCCCGCCCAGGTGATCGCGCTGGCCGACGACATCGCCGCGCAGGGTCCGCTCGACATCCTGATCAACAATGCCGCGCAGACCGTGCGCCGCTCGGCAGGCGCCTACAGCGCGCTGGTCGAGGCGGAGTCGGCACCGCTGCCCGCGGGCGCGCTGCCCGACGTGGTGACCTTCGGCAAGACGATGCAGGCGCACCCCAGCGCGCTGACCGCCTCGCTGTCGCCCTCGCTGCTCGCGGCCCCCTCGCTCACCGCCGCCGATGTCGCCGAGCTCGCGCTGGTCGCGGGATCGGCCACGCCCGAACGCATTTCGCGCGGCGTGGCCATCGACGCGGGCGGGCTGGTGCCCGATCTCGCACACACCAACAGCTGGGTGCAGACCGTCGCCGAGGTCGATCCGACCGAACTGCTGGAAGTGCAGCTGTGCAATTCGGTGGCGCCGTTCATCCTGGTGTCGCGGCTGCGCCCGGCGATGGCGGCCGCGCCCGCCCGCCGCAAGTACATCGTCAACGTCTCGGCGATGGAGGGCCAGTTCAGTCGGGGCTACAAGGGCCCGGGGCATCCGCACACGAATATGGCGAAGGCAGCGCTGAACATGCTCACCCGGACCAGCGCCGGGGAGATGCTCGAGACCGATGGCATCCTGATGACCGCGGTGGACACCGGCTGGATCACCGACGAGCGCCCGCACTACACGAAAATGCGCCTGGCCGAAGAGGGCTTCCACGCGCCGCTCGACCTCGTCGACGGCGCCGCCCGGGTCTACGACCCGATCGTGCGGGGCGAGAACGGCGTCGACCTCTATGGCTGCTTCCTCAAGGATTACCGGCCCTCACCCTGGTGA
- a CDS encoding acyl-CoA dehydrogenase family protein, translating to MARAAWSDDEVEAVRELARNFFEKEVVPHEEKFVAQGHPDRELYNRAGELGLLCTAVPTEYGGGGGTFAHEAAIIEEQTFAGDGALGMPVHSSIIAPYIAEFGSEELKRRVLPKAASGEMVLSIGMTEPGTGSDLQNIKTRAVREGDEYVITGSKIFITNGWLCDGIIIAAKTDPTKGAAGVSLIFAEVGDDTPGFKRGRILSKMGGKGQDTAELFFDGLRVPAANLLGEAEGQGFYQMMRLLAQERLVTAVIAVPMMEKAVQLTVDYTKGREAFGKPLYAMQNTKFELAECATITKVARTFLDESIVKHLRGELDIPTAAMTKYWITDQLNIVVDRCLQLFGGYGYMTEYPISELYTGARVLRILAGSNEVMKDLIARSL from the coding sequence ATGGCACGCGCCGCATGGAGTGACGACGAGGTCGAGGCGGTACGCGAACTCGCCCGGAACTTCTTCGAGAAGGAGGTCGTCCCGCACGAGGAGAAGTTCGTCGCGCAGGGCCACCCCGACCGCGAGCTGTACAACCGGGCAGGCGAGCTCGGCCTGCTGTGCACCGCGGTGCCCACCGAATACGGCGGTGGCGGCGGCACTTTCGCGCACGAGGCCGCCATCATCGAAGAGCAGACCTTCGCAGGCGACGGCGCCCTCGGCATGCCCGTGCACAGCTCGATCATCGCCCCCTACATCGCCGAGTTCGGCTCCGAGGAACTCAAGCGCCGGGTGCTGCCCAAGGCCGCCAGCGGCGAGATGGTGCTCTCGATCGGCATGACCGAGCCGGGCACCGGTTCGGACCTGCAGAACATCAAGACCAGGGCCGTGCGCGAGGGTGACGAGTACGTCATCACCGGCTCCAAGATCTTCATCACCAACGGCTGGCTCTGCGACGGCATCATCATCGCCGCCAAGACCGATCCGACCAAGGGCGCGGCGGGCGTCTCGCTGATCTTCGCCGAGGTGGGCGACGACACCCCCGGCTTCAAGCGCGGCCGCATCCTGAGCAAGATGGGCGGCAAGGGGCAGGACACCGCCGAGCTGTTCTTCGACGGCCTGCGGGTGCCCGCCGCCAATCTGCTCGGTGAAGCCGAAGGTCAGGGCTTCTACCAGATGATGCGGCTGCTCGCGCAGGAGCGACTGGTCACCGCCGTGATCGCGGTGCCCATGATGGAGAAGGCCGTCCAGCTGACCGTCGACTACACCAAGGGCCGCGAAGCCTTCGGCAAGCCGCTGTACGCGATGCAGAACACGAAGTTCGAGCTCGCCGAATGCGCCACCATCACCAAGGTCGCGCGCACCTTCCTCGACGAGTCGATCGTCAAGCACCTGCGCGGTGAACTCGACATCCCCACCGCCGCGATGACCAAGTACTGGATCACCGACCAGCTCAACATCGTGGTGGACCGCTGCCTGCAGCTGTTCGGCGGCTACGGCTACATGACCGAGTACCCGATCTCGGAGCTGTACACCGGCGCCCGCGTGCTGCGCATTCTCGCCGGCAGCAACGAGGTGATGAAGGATCTCATTGCCCGATCGCTCTGA
- a CDS encoding TetR/AcrR family transcriptional regulator yields the protein MSGRTASVSARTESDEPPARRKRLEPDERRAQILACAIEMFGERPYAAVSTAELAARAGVARGLINHYFGNKRDLYLAVVRRMVTLPRGDDMVVPTGTPRERVDASVRWLLDTIAEHGSTWVKVTSHEGVGDDPEVQQILDEADDAAAERTLCMVGLANSAHSAELRAMVRAYGGLVKAAGREWITRGNLTREQVHHLLADLLWALVSETMAKVGHTS from the coding sequence GTGTCCGGTCGTACTGCCTCGGTGTCCGCGCGCACCGAATCCGATGAACCGCCCGCGCGTCGCAAACGCCTGGAACCCGACGAGCGCCGTGCGCAGATCCTGGCGTGCGCGATCGAGATGTTCGGCGAGCGGCCGTACGCCGCGGTGTCCACCGCCGAACTCGCCGCGCGCGCCGGCGTCGCCCGCGGGCTGATCAACCACTACTTCGGCAACAAGCGCGACCTCTATCTGGCGGTGGTGCGCCGGATGGTCACCCTGCCCAGGGGTGACGACATGGTGGTGCCGACCGGCACCCCGCGCGAGCGGGTCGACGCCAGCGTGCGGTGGTTGCTCGACACCATCGCCGAACACGGCAGCACCTGGGTGAAGGTGACCAGCCACGAGGGCGTCGGCGACGACCCCGAGGTCCAGCAGATCCTGGACGAGGCCGACGACGCGGCGGCCGAACGCACACTGTGCATGGTCGGGCTCGCGAATTCGGCGCACAGCGCGGAATTGCGGGCCATGGTGCGCGCATACGGCGGATTGGTGAAAGCCGCCGGGCGCGAATGGATCACCCGCGGAAACCTGACCCGCGAACAGGTGCACCATCTGCTCGCGGACCTGCTGTGGGCACTGGTCAGCGAGACGATGGCGAAGGTGGGCCACACGTCCTGA
- the ligD gene encoding non-homologous end-joining DNA ligase gives MSPKESVALEVDGRTLTISNPGKVYFSKRGETKLDLVHYYQAVAEPLLGVIRDRPLLLERYPDGASGKSWFQKRVPASAPDWLHTVQVSTPNGTTSEALVAHDLAHVLWAVNQGCLGFHVWPNRAGDLNIADELRIDLDPSPGIGYPDLVEAARLTKALFDELGIESSVKTSGSRGLHIYVALEPRWDGYQVRAAAVALARELQRRHPEQITAQWWKEERGQRVFVDFNQNAPHKTVFGAWSVRPKVGAQVSTPLFWDDLDTVAPEDLTIATVPDRLAVVGDPWADRAPQSIEALLEMSERDMASGLMDAPWPPQYPKMPNEPPRVQPSRAKTE, from the coding sequence ATGAGTCCCAAGGAGAGCGTCGCGCTCGAGGTCGACGGACGCACGCTGACCATCAGCAATCCGGGCAAGGTGTACTTCAGCAAGCGCGGCGAGACCAAGCTGGACCTCGTCCACTACTACCAGGCCGTGGCCGAGCCGCTGCTCGGGGTGATCCGGGACCGCCCGCTGCTGCTCGAACGCTATCCCGACGGCGCCTCGGGCAAGTCGTGGTTCCAGAAGCGGGTGCCGGCCTCGGCCCCGGACTGGCTGCACACCGTGCAGGTCAGCACCCCGAACGGGACCACGAGCGAGGCCTTGGTCGCGCACGATCTCGCGCACGTGCTGTGGGCGGTCAACCAGGGCTGCCTCGGTTTCCACGTCTGGCCCAACAGGGCCGGTGATCTGAACATCGCCGACGAACTGCGCATCGATCTGGACCCTTCCCCCGGCATCGGCTATCCCGACCTGGTCGAGGCGGCGCGGCTGACCAAGGCGTTGTTCGACGAACTGGGCATCGAATCCTCGGTGAAGACCTCGGGGTCGCGCGGCCTGCACATCTACGTGGCGCTGGAGCCGCGCTGGGACGGCTACCAGGTGCGGGCGGCCGCGGTCGCGCTGGCGCGTGAACTGCAGCGACGGCATCCCGAGCAGATCACCGCGCAGTGGTGGAAAGAGGAACGCGGGCAGCGGGTGTTCGTCGATTTCAATCAGAACGCCCCGCACAAGACGGTTTTCGGAGCTTGGAGCGTGCGGCCCAAGGTCGGCGCGCAGGTCTCGACACCGCTGTTCTGGGACGATCTCGATACCGTGGCGCCGGAGGATCTGACCATCGCCACCGTCCCGGACAGGTTGGCCGTCGTCGGCGATCCGTGGGCCGATCGCGCGCCGCAGTCGATCGAAGCGCTGCTGGAGATGTCCGAACGGGACATGGCGTCGGGATTGATGGACGCGCCGTGGCCGCCGCAGTATCCGAAGATGCCGAACGAGCCACCGAGGGTACAGCCCAGCCGGGCGAAGACCGAATAG
- a CDS encoding ATP-dependent DNA ligase — MDLPVMPPVKPMLAKSMPSVPRGPGLYYEPKWDGFRCVVFRDGDEIELGSRNDRPLTRYFPELAELLRTALPPRCVVDGEIVVVTEHGLDFDTLQNRLHPAKSRVEKLARETPASFVAFDLLALGDTDLTGAPFAERRGGLESVLGAAFDRVHLTPITRDPDVAQDWFTRFEGAGFDGVMVKGGDQAYHQDKRVMFKVKHERTADCVVAGFRMHKDGQGVGSLLLGLYDDEGRLHHVGVASSFTAARRAELVTELAPLKENALANHPWREWADAAAQAAVQAGTEAKMPGGLSRWSAGKDLSWTALRPELVAEVRYEHLQSGRFRHGGRLVRFRADRTPRSCTYAQLEQVAPAELTAIFTETAAR; from the coding sequence GTGGATCTACCGGTGATGCCACCCGTCAAACCCATGCTGGCGAAGTCGATGCCGTCGGTGCCGCGCGGTCCCGGTCTGTACTACGAGCCGAAATGGGACGGCTTTCGGTGCGTGGTCTTCCGCGACGGCGACGAGATCGAACTCGGATCACGCAACGACCGCCCGCTGACCAGGTATTTTCCCGAGCTGGCCGAACTGCTGCGCACGGCGCTGCCGCCGCGCTGCGTCGTCGACGGCGAGATCGTGGTGGTCACCGAGCACGGCCTGGATTTCGACACCCTGCAGAACCGGCTGCATCCGGCCAAGTCGCGAGTGGAGAAACTCGCCCGCGAGACGCCCGCGAGTTTCGTGGCCTTCGATCTGCTCGCCCTCGGCGATACAGACCTCACCGGAGCGCCGTTCGCCGAGCGCCGCGGCGGGCTCGAATCCGTCCTCGGCGCCGCATTCGATCGCGTGCACCTCACCCCGATCACCCGCGACCCCGACGTGGCGCAGGACTGGTTCACCCGGTTCGAGGGCGCCGGGTTCGACGGGGTGATGGTCAAGGGCGGCGACCAGGCCTATCACCAGGACAAGCGGGTGATGTTCAAGGTCAAGCACGAACGCACCGCCGATTGCGTGGTGGCCGGCTTCCGGATGCACAAGGACGGTCAGGGCGTGGGGTCGCTGCTGCTGGGGCTCTACGACGACGAGGGACGGCTGCACCACGTCGGCGTGGCCAGCAGCTTCACCGCCGCCCGGCGCGCGGAACTGGTCACCGAGCTCGCGCCGCTGAAAGAGAACGCCCTGGCGAACCATCCATGGCGGGAATGGGCCGACGCCGCCGCCCAGGCCGCCGTCCAAGCCGGGACCGAAGCCAAGATGCCGGGTGGGCTGAGCAGGTGGAGCGCGGGCAAAGACCTGTCCTGGACAGCACTGCGCCCGGAACTGGTCGCCGAGGTCCGCTACGAGCACCTGCAATCGGGCCGGTTCCGGCACGGCGGCAGGCTGGTGCGGTTCCGCGCGGACCGGACACCGCGGTCGTGCACCTACGCACAGCTCGAACAGGTCGCCCCGGCCGAGCTGACGGCGATCTTCACCGAGACGGCGGCGCGCTGA
- a CDS encoding cold-shock protein, producing MLVSIGKLVSFDSSRGFGFIRPEDGGPDVFVHVNDIGLDEDELRQGRVFEFDMTEGDRGPKAINLTAVGGAPSPSPRARKERSGGGGQLSADEHRRLITELLLDASPALTAGEILTIRERLTTFASEHGWLD from the coding sequence GTGTTGGTGTCCATCGGAAAATTGGTGTCGTTCGACAGTTCACGCGGGTTCGGATTCATCCGGCCGGAGGACGGCGGCCCCGACGTGTTCGTCCATGTCAACGACATCGGGCTCGACGAGGACGAACTGCGCCAGGGCCGGGTATTCGAATTCGATATGACCGAGGGCGATCGCGGCCCGAAGGCGATCAATCTGACCGCGGTCGGCGGGGCGCCGAGTCCGTCGCCGCGCGCCCGTAAGGAGCGCTCCGGTGGTGGCGGTCAACTCTCGGCCGACGAGCACCGGCGGCTGATCACCGAACTGCTGCTCGACGCCAGCCCCGCACTCACGGCCGGGGAGATCCTCACCATCCGGGAGCGACTGACCACCTTCGCCTCCGAACACGGCTGGCTCGACTAG
- a CDS encoding TetR/AcrR family transcriptional regulator, with translation MQTGQDSESGGPRIWGGTTLTERREARRSALLDAALDLIGEAGAAGVTMRAVCRRANLTDRYFYESFSSRDELLDVLYRGVAEEFLGPMTAFTDADDPSRDRALAEILVDKVLSDPRKSRLFLVEPYSSTGLGQTTIAVMPTFTRLIQDHLFVHIEDPVRRRLAAVSMASGNAGMFSAWLNGSLRATREQIVEHCVATLTVYRTIYR, from the coding sequence GTGCAAACAGGCCAGGATTCCGAGAGCGGCGGCCCCCGCATCTGGGGCGGGACGACGCTCACCGAGCGCAGGGAAGCGCGCCGCTCGGCACTGCTCGACGCCGCGCTCGACCTGATCGGCGAGGCGGGGGCGGCGGGTGTGACCATGCGCGCGGTGTGCAGACGCGCCAATCTCACCGACCGCTATTTCTACGAGAGTTTCAGCAGTCGCGACGAACTGCTCGATGTGCTCTATCGCGGTGTCGCCGAGGAATTCCTCGGCCCGATGACCGCCTTCACCGATGCCGACGATCCCTCCCGCGACCGCGCGCTCGCCGAGATCTTGGTGGACAAAGTGCTCTCCGATCCACGGAAATCGCGGTTGTTCCTGGTCGAGCCGTATTCCAGTACCGGGCTGGGGCAGACCACCATCGCGGTGATGCCCACGTTCACCCGGTTGATCCAGGATCATCTGTTCGTCCACATCGAGGACCCGGTCCGGCGCAGGCTGGCGGCGGTGAGCATGGCCAGCGGAAATGCGGGCATGTTCTCGGCCTGGCTGAACGGTTCGCTGCGCGCCACCCGGGAACAGATCGTCGAACATTGCGTGGCCACCCTCACCGTCTACCGGACGATTTACCGCTGA
- a CDS encoding pyridoxal-phosphate dependent enzyme produces the protein MRYDHIAELIGNTPLLRLDPARHGLANVELFAKLESHNPFGSVKDRAAAAMLYDELPRLRTEGRALIEASSGNTAKSLRVLAAMEGIGLRAITNRIRVTEVRDLLCLLGTEIVELPGLSECPDPTTPNDVYAVIDSMLAAEPARFHHLSQYTNEKNIEAHWAGTGREIHDDLAASGIERVDYLVGGLGTTGSTRGAATYLRKSNPDLCAIGVVSARSDFIPGIRSETEMWDVGLFQPEFYDRITAVESADAIEATLTLATTHGVLAGPTSGAAYAATLAALRAHDPSGRGPGDPLVAVFIVCDRLEPYLSYLRKRRPELFGGRDRPAPPTDAELATIPRVAPVELERRDRDERLTIVDTRGAMAYRIGHVPGAVNIRDDQLDDMIAQGMPFPRSRPIVFVCPVGDIALRFAVLARRAGYDAASLDGGVIGWRDAGLSLERGG, from the coding sequence ATGCGCTACGACCACATCGCCGAACTGATCGGCAACACACCGTTGCTGCGCCTGGACCCGGCCAGGCACGGGCTCGCGAACGTCGAGTTGTTCGCGAAACTGGAGTCGCACAATCCGTTCGGCTCGGTCAAGGACCGGGCCGCGGCCGCCATGCTGTACGACGAGCTGCCTCGACTGCGCACCGAGGGCCGCGCGCTCATCGAGGCTTCCAGCGGCAATACCGCCAAATCGCTGCGGGTGCTCGCCGCGATGGAGGGCATCGGTCTGCGTGCGATCACCAACCGGATCCGAGTCACCGAGGTGCGTGATCTGCTGTGCCTGCTCGGTACCGAGATCGTGGAGCTGCCCGGGCTGTCGGAGTGCCCGGACCCGACCACTCCGAACGACGTCTACGCCGTCATCGACTCGATGCTGGCCGCCGAACCCGCCAGGTTCCATCATCTGTCGCAGTACACCAACGAGAAGAACATCGAAGCGCACTGGGCCGGTACCGGTCGCGAGATCCACGACGATCTCGCCGCGAGCGGCATCGAGCGCGTCGACTATCTCGTCGGCGGCCTGGGCACCACCGGATCCACCCGCGGCGCCGCGACGTATCTGCGCAAGAGCAATCCGGATCTGTGCGCCATCGGTGTGGTGTCGGCGCGCTCGGACTTCATACCCGGTATCCGCTCCGAGACCGAGATGTGGGATGTGGGACTGTTCCAGCCGGAGTTCTACGACCGGATCACGGCCGTGGAATCCGCCGACGCCATCGAGGCGACGCTGACCCTGGCCACCACCCACGGCGTGCTCGCCGGGCCCACCAGCGGCGCGGCCTACGCGGCGACGCTCGCGGCCCTTCGCGCGCACGATCCGTCCGGACGCGGCCCTGGCGACCCGTTGGTCGCGGTGTTCATCGTCTGCGACCGGCTCGAGCCGTATCTGTCGTATCTGCGCAAGCGCCGCCCGGAACTGTTCGGCGGTCGCGATCGGCCCGCGCCGCCCACCGACGCCGAACTCGCCACCATCCCCCGGGTCGCCCCCGTCGAGCTCGAGCGGCGCGATCGCGACGAACGCCTGACGATCGTCGACACCAGGGGCGCGATGGCCTACCGCATCGGGCACGTGCCCGGCGCGGTGAACATCCGCGACGACCAGCTCGACGACATGATCGCCCAGGGCATGCCGTTCCCCCGCTCCCGCCCGATCGTCTTCGTCTGCCCGGTGGGGGACATCGCCCTGCGCTTCGCGGTGCTCGCCCGTCGAGCGGGCTACGACGCCGCGAGCCTGGACGGGGGCGTCATCGGTTGGCGCGATGCCGGCCTGTCACTCGAGCGGGGCGGCTGA
- a CDS encoding decarboxylase yields the protein MSAEPPALPALLPTLVGAFLADRCGLAGALAHHGTPVHLIFPQIFAENVRALRAVLDREHVRYRLFYAHKANQSATLARTARHCGIGIDVASPEELAGATRAGFTPEQIEVTGPKGEAFTRIALGAGVTINVDNLWELDLIDRITRAEHATGDPVTVLLRVGELPATPFSRFGIPLARIDEALTVLASPGSRIRLLGFAFHLDSGAVDDRVRAVQTCLGLIERAHGQGLSPTVIDIGGGLRQVFTADADRFDAYVHALREGLAGRGEPLAWAGHSFGYHIESGATHGTPVFHKYGNTVTAADMLAELLAAELPEHDHRPLARVLADNLLELWLEPGKALVDHAGVTVAGVEFTKELGDGTPLVHLDLSRDAVTPADQEVMVDPLVVPWSAPLTGPPTGVFFAGRLCLERDMVTNHRVHLPGLPRPGDLIVFPNTAAYHMDLSATAASMRLPPRKVVVAHTERGFSALPDGHARAFPKEI from the coding sequence ATGAGCGCGGAACCTCCGGCGCTACCCGCACTGCTGCCCACGCTGGTCGGCGCGTTCTTGGCCGACCGCTGCGGACTCGCGGGCGCCCTCGCGCACCACGGCACTCCCGTGCATCTGATCTTCCCGCAGATCTTCGCCGAGAACGTCCGGGCGCTGCGTGCGGTGCTCGACCGCGAACACGTGCGTTACCGGCTCTTCTACGCGCACAAGGCGAATCAGTCCGCGACGCTGGCACGGACGGCTCGACACTGCGGAATCGGCATCGATGTCGCCTCACCCGAGGAATTGGCGGGCGCGACGCGAGCGGGGTTCACACCCGAACAGATCGAGGTGACGGGCCCGAAAGGCGAAGCGTTCACGCGTATCGCGCTGGGCGCGGGCGTCACGATCAATGTCGACAATCTGTGGGAACTGGACCTGATCGACAGGATCACCCGCGCCGAGCACGCGACCGGCGATCCGGTGACGGTGCTGCTGCGGGTCGGGGAACTGCCCGCGACCCCCTTCAGCCGCTTCGGCATCCCGCTCGCCCGGATCGACGAAGCGCTGACCGTGCTCGCGTCCCCCGGCTCACGAATACGTCTGCTGGGCTTCGCCTTCCACCTGGACTCCGGGGCCGTCGACGACCGTGTGCGGGCCGTGCAGACGTGCCTGGGCCTGATCGAGCGCGCGCACGGGCAGGGGCTGTCTCCCACCGTGATCGATATCGGCGGCGGACTGCGGCAGGTCTTCACCGCCGACGCCGACCGGTTCGACGCGTATGTCCACGCACTGCGCGAGGGATTGGCCGGGCGCGGCGAGCCGCTGGCCTGGGCAGGTCACAGCTTCGGATATCACATCGAATCCGGTGCGACACATGGTACTCCGGTGTTCCACAAGTACGGCAACACTGTCACCGCGGCCGACATGCTCGCCGAACTGCTGGCCGCCGAACTGCCCGAACACGACCATCGTCCGCTGGCCCGGGTGCTGGCCGACAACCTGCTCGAGCTGTGGCTCGAACCGGGCAAGGCCCTGGTCGACCACGCCGGCGTCACCGTCGCCGGGGTCGAGTTCACCAAGGAACTCGGCGACGGCACGCCGCTGGTCCACCTCGATCTCAGCCGGGACGCGGTGACCCCCGCCGACCAGGAGGTGATGGTCGATCCCCTGGTCGTGCCGTGGTCGGCTCCGCTCACCGGGCCGCCCACGGGGGTGTTCTTCGCGGGCAGGCTGTGCCTGGAGCGCGACATGGTGACCAATCACCGCGTGCACCTGCCGGGCCTGCCGCGACCGGGCGACCTGATCGTCTTCCCGAACACCGCCGCCTATCACATGGATCTGTCGGCGACCGCGGCGTCGATGCGATTACCTCCTCGCAAAGTGGTCGTCGCCCATACCGAGCGGGGCTTCTCCGCGCTGCCCGACGGGCACGCGCGCGCGTTCCCGAAGGAGATCTGA